The genomic stretch CATGATCATATGCTACGTGTCAAGCAATTTGGATCAGATCTTTGCTGGAAGAGATCGAGGTCGAAGTGAAGAAATCTCTAGTACTGTAGATCGACAATAAGTCAACCATAAAGCTTGCGAAGAATCCAATTTTGCATAGAAGAAGTAAGCACATAGAAGCTAGATTTCACTTCTTAATGAAGAAGGTGAATCGAGGTGAACTTGAAGTAAAACATTGCTCAAGTGAAGCACAATTGACCGACATTTTCACCAAACGATTGAAGATCGACATGTTCCTAACgttgagaaagaaattaggaataaTTCATATCAACAATGATTAGTGTGTTTCGACAACTTGGACTATAGGGGTATGTTGAGATATTACATATAATCCAAGTTGAGTTGTGTGACTCAAGCCCAAAGCTAATTAGAGTTCCGGCTTtgttacttagtttgttatttcACTTAGTAGTCAAGTCACTTAGGTGTGTATAAATAGACACATTGTAATTCAGTTTtatcattcattcaattcaataatacaatctttattttattattctctctttctctcctcactaaaagtTCCTCAAGCACTAACATATATATGATAGACTGTTAAAAGTGTTCCCTTATATATGATAGACGGTTAAAAGTATTCCTATTTGATTCGACATGTATCGTAGAGAGTCATCCGATCAGATCTGACATTGAATAATGAATCTTTAGTTTAAATCTAGTGTGAGACCCTTTTAGTGATTTTCCAGTTGATCGTTGGTCTTCTTATAATAATACTTTGAGTTGGGCCTTGTAATTGAGTTTGTATTTTAGTTTTGGTCGGCCCGGAGAAAAATCTCTCTACAAATTGAACTAAAAAAAATatttcaaagtttattttaacaATTAAACATTGATTAATTTGGATGGTTGGTTTAGAAACTTCGGTTATCCTCTATGTCCCCCAGCTTCCGTTTTAGGCCATATCACTTTATTTTGTACTATTGGGCTAACATGCTTTGATCGGATGTTAAGATGTTTAGTTGGTTTCTACCTAAGAAATTGACTCTAGCACAGAAATTTATTCTAAGCTAAAGCTATTTTGTAGTTGGTATAAGCATAACCCAAAAACGATTTAGAATCAAATTATCTAAGAGAATGATTTTATTTCATAATTAAACTATATTTTACAAAATAGTACAtttgattaaaatcaattttCGGTTAATTAGTTAAACACACACTTTATTTTTGAAGTGCTAACTAAAGGTGTTGAAAATGGATACAATTCTCTAACATTGCTTTTATGGCCAATAATAGTACTAACAAGGAGAACATTATGAGTTGTCACTTTACGCGTAAAAATGCTTTTGAATCCCCGCATTTATGGAGCATATAGTATATTTATTTATTGTACGTTAATAATAAATGCCCCATTCACcataagaagaaaaaaaatgaaaggtcaaagtaattaattaattatcaCCTTGACCTGAAAAAGAAAATACTAAGTTCTTGATGAACATTATGATCTCTCTCATGATCAATCAAATGAAAAGATTCACATTCAGAAGATCCACCACCAACTCTCTTAAAGCTACCTCTCAGATACATaacttcatcatcttcttctCTGCACTTCATTACTCCAGTTCCAACATCAACCGAACTCATCAAACTAAGAACTTCAAAATCAGTATTTGAAGCCTTTCTTTTAACAGCATAACCAACCTTTTTTCCATTACAGTACATAGTCCAAAATGGCGTCGACAACAGCGGCGAAGATCTTCCGTTGTCGTCGCTACTCTCTAGCGCGATTCTCAGTGTTCCTCCTCGCATTTCTCTAGCTAGAGTACTCGTTGGTACTGCTAGCTCTAAGAGGAGAATCGGTGTTGTGGAGTTTGAGTTTGGTTGAATACAGAAACTTATTTTTCCTTTGCGGTATCCAAATATTGTGCCTGTGATTGTGGTGGATGTTGTGAGTGAAGAAGTATAGTTGGAGTGTTGGTGAATTTTGTTTGATATTGAATCTTGATCTTCAAGAATGGTGGAACGGTTGCAAGTTGGGATTAATAGTTGCATGAGAGAACGTAACAGTCTCCATGATCTGACTTGTTTGTGGCAGTCCACTGTTGTAACGCTAGTGGCCATATTGTTGGTACTCGTACTTGCTAGTTCCACCCATTGGAATGGTTGTGTCTAGCTATTTATAGTATTGTGTATACTTTAGGgtttgatttaattaaataaataaggGAATTCTTGTATATCCACCTCAAAAAGAGTTGTTTAGAGTTATCATAAGTAAATAAATGCATTGAAAATTTCTAAAATTTAAAGATACAATTAATATTCATTAAGTCtcttaatttaatttaatattctgctttaatcttttaattaaaaaatattataacttAGTCCTTTAATCCTATCGGGTCATTTCCGTccatttttgaaa from Lathyrus oleraceus cultivar Zhongwan6 chromosome 7, CAAS_Psat_ZW6_1.0, whole genome shotgun sequence encodes the following:
- the LOC127106116 gene encoding protein MIZU-KUSSEI 1 — translated: MATSVTTVDCHKQVRSWRLLRSLMQLLIPTCNRSTILEDQDSISNKIHQHSNYTSSLTTSTTITGTIFGYRKGKISFCIQPNSNSTTPILLLELAVPTSTLAREMRGGTLRIALESSDDNGRSSPLLSTPFWTMYCNGKKVGYAVKRKASNTDFEVLSLMSSVDVGTGVMKCREEDDEVMYLRGSFKRVGGGSSECESFHLIDHERDHNVHQELSIFFFRSR